A window of Oryza glaberrima chromosome 2, OglaRS2, whole genome shotgun sequence genomic DNA:
AGCATCATTAGATCTTGTGTGAGTATATTTGAGAGTCAAATCAGCATGAGCGGTTTGGAAAACCGCCGTCTGTAGTGTAGCGGTTTTGTCTCCAGAGCGACCTCTTCTCTATAAAGAGGAGAACTTCCATGGAATGAGCCACAAAACCACCATCGatcatttccatttccattttcaGGAGAGATCCACATCGCCGTTGGCCTTTCATCCAGTGAGTGAGGGAGGGagatctcgatctcgatctcgatctcggtCTCGCGACATGAAGAAGGCTTCGTCTCTGTCGGAGCTGGGGTTCGACGCGGAGGGCGCGTCGTCGGGGTTCTTCCGTCCGGTGGCGGACGGCGGATCGACGCCGACGTCGCACCGGCGTCGGCTGACGAAGATATCGGTGATCGGCGCGGGCAACGTGGGGATGGCGATCGCGCAGACCATCCTGACCCGGGACATGGCGGACGAGATCGCGCTGGTGGACGCGGTGCCGGACAAGCTGCGCGGGGAGATGCTGGACCTGCAGCACGCGGCGGCGTTCCTCCCCCGCGTCCGCCTCGTCTCCGACACCGACCTGGCCGTCACGCGCGGCTCCGACCTGGCCATCGTCACGGCCGGCGCGCGCCAGATCCCCGGGGAGAGCCGCCTGAACCTGCTGCAGCGGAACGTGGCGCTGTTCCGGAAGATCGTGCCGGCGCTGGCGGAGCACTCGCCGGAGGCGCTGCTGCTGATCGTCTCCAACCCCGTCGACGTGCTGACGTACGTGGCGTGGAAGCTGTCGGGGTTCCCGGCGAGCCGCGTCATCGGCTCCGGCACCAACCTCGACTCCTCCAGGTtccgcttcctcctcgccgagcaCCTCCAGGTCAACGCCCAGGATGTCCAGGTCAACACcttacccctctctctctctctctctctctcctccactgccattgccattgcccaTTGTCCATTGGCCATTGttgctgtctctctctctctctgcgacAAAGTGACATGTGGTGTGGGGCCTAGCTAAAGCATATGGTTGGCTGAGTGGTGGTGTCACTGCCCACCCACATGTGATGACATGGCAGCCTTTAGCCTCTATCCTATTTCCATGGATGACTAGCTTCCTGCACACATGTGACAAGAGCGAACACATGCTTCTGACAACTTGATAAAAGCCCAAAGATATTAGTAGTACAAGTAGATGCTTAGTTAGTGCTGATATGATATTATTAAGATTCAACTGAATAGAATCGAATGCCTTGGGTTGATACTCCTAGCTACTATATGTGGAATAATACAACTTAGGATCCGCATACGGGAGAACGTTTTGGCTAAAATTTCCAACAAGACAAAGTTATTATCATATGACTAATCGAATATTAGTtactacaaattttaaaattagttttttatatataaaataatttgtATATAGGAAACTTTTGCATCAAATACACCATTTACTAGCTAAAAATGAGTTGGTCCCTCTTTAAGAAACGAAACGCAGCTCCAGCATTAAACAAATGGAGAGAATAAATCTTAGAATGACTATCAGAAAGAACAGTCTAATCTATTATGATGTAATACGGCATTTTTATTATTGAACCAACCAGAGAGAAAGATGTGAAGGTGCATCAGTAGTGATTAACACTGAATAGTTACGGGgcgaaaaagtccattttaaaTTGGGCCTAACATTTCATCGCTCCACGATTAATTAAATAGTGGTGATATTAGGGTTCTATTGAACAATTAATCAtagtgctaattattattgACTAGACATTATTAGTGACATGTTAGTTGAGGAAATTGACAAAATaatgaatgaaaaataaaaaaatgcaggCGTACATGGTGGGAGAGCACGGGGACAGCTCGGTGGCGATATGGTCGAGCATGAGCGTGGCCGGGATGCCGGTGCTCAAGTCGCTGCGGGAGAGCCACCAGAGCTTCGACGAGGAGGCCCTGGAGGGAATCCGGCGAGCGGTGGTGGACAGCGCGTACGAGGTGATCAGCCTCAAGGGCTACACCTCCTGGGCCATCGGCTACTCCGTCGccagcctcgccgcctccctcctccgcgaCCAGCACCGCATCCACCCCGTCTCCGTCCTCGCCTCCGGCTTCCACGGCATCCCCCAAGACCACGAGGTCTTCCTCAGCCTCCCCGCCCgcctcggccgcgccggcgtcctCGGCGTCGCCGAGATGGAGCTCACCGAGGAGGaggcccgccgcctccgccgctccgccaAGACGCTCTGGGAGAACTGCCAGCTGCTCGACCTCTAATAAATCTTATTAttatcatcgtcgtcgtcgtctcgtcaCGGAATTAATTAAAGTACCTACTCCGTACTTAGCTAGCTACAATAATAAGGATTCATTGATCACTACAAGAGTGATCGACTCGACTGTAGTATGTGTGTGCAATATAATGTGCTGTCTATCAACAACTACTAGTATTGTCATTTTTTTCGAACCAGGGAACTTTTTAAtgattagaagaaaaaaacaagtaCTTATTGTCGAGCACTCGTGAACAACACTGTGATTGATTGCCTTGATCAATCTTACCAATTTTTGGTAGCTGTAAATAATTTACAAAGTTTGTTGGGGCGGatgagcaagcaagcaagctgaATGGGCTGTTGATCCGGACGAACGAGCCGCGCATTCCTTGCTTAATTAATGGGCTGTCAGTGGGCGAACGAACTTGGTGGGGCGGACGTCAATCTTTTGGCCCAAAATTTCATGACAAGTGCAGTGCGGTGGAAGGAAAGGAGTTGGGCCAGGCCGGTAGGATTATTTATGATGGGCTGGGCCGGAAAAGGCAGCGATGATATAGAGCGGGCTGGGCCTCCCAATGGCTAGCAACTCTTCATAGGAGAAGAATCGTGCAACAATACACGCCCAAGAGAAGAAACCGCGGCATGGAAGGAACAAATCGTGGTGCGCTCTCTGCGTCTGCGTATGCGCATGGCATCGTGTGCAGTCCACAGGACAGGAGACGGCGGATCGCAAGACATCCGCGCCGCATCGGGATTCCATCCTTTCCCTCATGTATACtatctccattctaaaataagtacagccaTAAATATCTGTGTTTAGTGgtttgaccatccatcttatttaaaaaatattaaaaaaattagtcatacataaagtattattcatattttatcatctaataacaacaaaaatactaattataaactttttttaagtaaaacgaACGGTGAAACGTTGAACATGAATAGAGCTAAAACagtatttattttggaacggagggagcagtgCTCTGCGTGAGTGCTCGTGGCGTGCTGGTTGGAAACGACCATTGACTGATTACGTGCTACACGTGGCAGacagacatgtgggccctcccCACTCCCTTCCATGCTTCAGCTTcacacgatcgatcgatcgatggagatgCGGCGATAGTTGCGCTCCTCCTCATTCACAGTCCACACTGCCAAGACTTGCACGAACGCCATCAGCCATGGGGGGCAGCCACCACCTCTtccgcttcctcgccgccgacgaccacccTTTCTTCCCCACCTtcccaacctcctcctcctccttcctcctcgacgACACCCACCCATTTttcttccctccctcctcctcatgCCCACTCGGTTTCACCTCTCCTCCTTCATCGTCTTGCCCACTCGGCTTCACCTCCTCCTacgacctcgacgccgcctTCCACCACCATCTCGACCTCTTCCTCCCAACCCCGACCCCACCTGTAACCACCTCCTGCCCCGCCCTCCGCGATCCCTTCCTTCTCCACCACTCCCTCGCCCACCGCGTCTCCGCGCTTGAGCTCGCCGCCCCACGCAGCAAGTACACCTACGAGGCCGAATCCGCCGGCAGGAAGATCAAGTGGACCACCCACGACAAGCCCGACGGCGACCGGACCTTCAAGTGGGAGGCCCAGATCGACACCCCCAACGACGATGGCTTCGACCGCAAGTGGAAGTGGGAGTCcaaggcctccgccgccggcgccaccaagCTCAAGTGGGCCAAGGAGGTCAAGGGCAAGGGCTTCCTCCACCCATGGTCGCACGCCTACTCCGTCGAGGAGGTCTTCGGggacgacgaccaccaccacaaGGCAGACAAGACAGCAGAAAACAAGGTCAAGCAGCACAACAAGGATACTTCTgccaaggaggagaagaagaagacgaacaAGTGTAATGTTCAGATCGTTGAGATCGACGACAACACTGCCGGATGCGTCGCCATCAACAAGGTCACATCTTCTCCTCTACATTTatttcattatttatttattcaattGGACTTGGTCCTAGATTTTTcctattcagagtttcagatcTAGGAGTAGCAGCTTGTTATCTCAAGCTTGCGACGTGAGGTTTGCGCACCGATTTGCACAAATCCGTCATGTTTCTGATATGCAAAGATCTAATATACGGAGTActtaactactactccctccgtcgttTTGACTTTAAGATTATGGACAAACATAATAATATTTACAGTACTAAGTTAGTTCCATCAAaccaataattgaatatattttcataataattttgttttgggttaaaaatgttactacctttttctacaaactagatcaaatttaaatagtttgacttttaccaaaatcaaaacaacttataaa
This region includes:
- the LOC127764527 gene encoding L-lactate dehydrogenase A-like, whose product is MSHKTTIDHFHFHFQERSTSPLAFHPVSEGGRSRSRSRSRSRDMKKASSLSELGFDAEGASSGFFRPVADGGSTPTSHRRRLTKISVIGAGNVGMAIAQTILTRDMADEIALVDAVPDKLRGEMLDLQHAAAFLPRVRLVSDTDLAVTRGSDLAIVTAGARQIPGESRLNLLQRNVALFRKIVPALAEHSPEALLLIVSNPVDVLTYVAWKLSGFPASRVIGSGTNLDSSRFRFLLAEHLQVNAQDVQAYMVGEHGDSSVAIWSSMSVAGMPVLKSLRESHQSFDEEALEGIRRAVVDSAYEVISLKGYTSWAIGYSVASLAASLLRDQHRIHPVSVLASGFHGIPQDHEVFLSLPARLGRAGVLGVAEMELTEEEARRLRRSAKTLWENCQLLDL
- the LOC127762687 gene encoding BAG family molecular chaperone regulator 7-like → MGGSHHLFRFLAADDHPFFPTFPTSSSSFLLDDTHPFFFPPSSSCPLGFTSPPSSSCPLGFTSSYDLDAAFHHHLDLFLPTPTPPVTTSCPALRDPFLLHHSLAHRVSALELAAPRSKYTYEAESAGRKIKWTTHDKPDGDRTFKWEAQIDTPNDDGFDRKWKWESKASAAGATKLKWAKEVKGKGFLHPWSHAYSVEEVFGDDDHHHKADKTAENKVKQHNKDTSAKEEKKKTNKCNVQIVEIDDNTAGCVAINKAFASSYAKGKRKQLSPQDAALLIQMNYRAHLANRSQVLRCLRHLAVAKAKLKDIRSLFYNISYRCRISHDSEERQRFADKIITLLATVDALEGPDYMVRNAKRSMLEELEGMLEIVGPQSLGKPRTLSRRKFENHI